The genomic stretch ACCTTCTGCCAAACCGAGGTAGAAGAAGATGAGTCTGTCTGTCCTGATGCCAGAACACCAGTGGCACGCTTCAATGAGCAGATTGAACCCATCTACGCTCTGCTACGCGAGACCGACGATGTCAACCTGTCCCCTGAACTGCTGGAGCCAGAGCCTTGTGAAATCCCTGCTCTCAAACAGAGGTCTGTTTCTGATGAGTCTTGCAGAAATAGACCTCCTATTCCCCTCAGTCTTCATGAGTCACATCCTGGGGCGGTTTCATTGAACACAGATTTGTGTTCACTTCTCTTCACAGCAATAACAGCTCAGCTTCATAGCGTTTGGTGCCGCAATggctttctattctattaagCCACAGAAGTAATGCAAAATTGAAACAGCTCTGTGATTTAGCTCGAATTCATTACATCTTCCATGTATACAGTTATTAATTCAGCTTTTGAGGATCATTGAAGGACATTTGCACAAATTAATTACCAGCAGAGTTGCAttattaaacttaatttcacacaAATATTTCTTCACTCTCAAGCCAGTAAAACTCTAACTAACCCAAAATTCAACATTCAGTAGATATTTAACATTCAGGTCACAGTTTATCAGCTGTACTCAATTTCAGTCAACCAGAAACTATGACACACAAGTATAACCCACTGACTTCTCACAAACTTTCCTTTCACCTAGCCGTGAacgctcagcagcagcaggaaacgCTGCAGGCCCACACCGCGAAGCCTGGTCTAACAAAGGCTCGTCCTACGCCGACCTGTACACCCAGAATGTGGTCATCAGtatggaggagcaggaagagcagcagaaacaggCCAATGAAGGCAAGGCACCCAAAGAGAGACCCGTCTGGTTGACCCAGAGCACCGTGCAGGGGGCTTACAGCGAGCCCGATGCTCTCAAGAACCGTAAGTGAGGTTTTCTTTCACAACACCCAGTCGTTAAGTTACTATGTGTTGACTTAATGTGCAATTAtagcttattttttaaaattattatacTGGTGGCATTAAGTCTTGTCTGTGGAAACAACAATCCTGTTTTGAAGAATATATTGTCAGAGTATGAAGAATTGTATAATATCTCATAGTTTTAGCACAGTCTTGTCTATCATGGTCACACAGGCAGTGTCTTCCTCTTACCTGTCTGCAAGTTTGTTTATGTCCTCTTTTCTAACAGGGGTCTTTTTAAATCCTTGGCTTATTGCAGTGACAAAATGTTGATATATGTCTTCCATACACCACCAAATACTGATGCTAATGGCTTTGGTGTCCCCAAGTCTACATATTGAATATTGAACAAGGACTTTGACACATAAAAGtttactgaaaatgtaattaatgggCAGacttcacattcatacacatggTTCATGGTGACAGTTTCTGAACACAATTGTCTGATTGTCTGGATGGACTTCAACCAGCCCAACTCAGACCCAGATCTTTGACTTCTCCTCTCTGACCTGAATTTCAATCCCTGCTTTGTAGTCAAAACAGGCCATCACATGTCAACGCAGGTCATCTCCTTCTTCCAGAGTCCTTCACCAAGTTAAGCAGTCAGGCCAGGCCAGACTGCCATAAAGCTGTAATTTCATAATTGAAATAATCAGAGGCTTGATTAGTGCATGGCTGAGCAAGGACTCCTCATTAATGAAATCCATTCTTGTGGAAATTACATGAATTATGCCTTCTGAATTTCCTGCCTCTGAGGTGCGTCTCTGTGCATCTGTCTGTAATAACAGTAATGGCATCTAAAGATGACTAGGTTTAAAATTGGGATGCAGGATATATTGTTTTAAGTATCAACATCGCAATGTGCACATGTGCAATAGTCACATTTCACGAAGGGGTAATGTCAAGAAAGGCAAATTAAGTCATCATGCTACAATGTTTTTGCTGCTTGATTTAAAAGGAAGATCTTTTCCATCAGTAATCTGCAAGAATAGTCTGCCTGATATAAATAATTTAGTCTGATTTAAGGGTTTGATCAGTTCCCAGTGTGCTCTGTTGGAGGGGTGCAATTTatgaatttattaaacaactaAAAATGAGCACTGTGTATTACAGTTGTATGATTAAACTGAAGTGCACCCCGTCACCAGAGCACAGAGCAAACTGATCGTTGTGCGTGCAGAGTATGCCTATCACCTCGCTGTAAACATGTACACAACGCTGCTACCGTCACAGATGATGTCGTCTGGGTGCAAGAGGCAGACGTTCAGTTACACGATGCAGCTTTTCAATAGTAcagggggcggctgtggctcaggaggtagagcggtcgtcctccaattggaagatcggcggttcgattcccagctcccccagtctacatgtcgatgtgtccttgggcaagacacttaacccctaattgctcccgttgctgtgccaacggtgtatgaatgtgagtgaatggttagcttcctcctgatgtgcaggttggcaccctgcgtggtagctgccttccatgagttgtagtgtaaagcgctttgagtggtcgaaaagactagaaaggcgctatataagtacagtccatttaccatttaccattaccTTCTGCCATGTAATGTAAGAAACgctttacacacacagaacttGCAGAATCAAGATCTATCTGTACTCACATCTTGCCAACTGCTATAGATAAATCTGCCctagttttaaatgttttaattcagaTAGTGACCCGTAATAAGTTTTGCTTGATGAGGTTGTGAAGATGATCGATGGACCCACCACACCACATCATAAGACCTTGATGTCTTGTTGAGGGCTCAATttgaaagtaatttaaaatTTTCAGAGTCAGCCTGAGCATTAATTCCTGAAGAAGTTATAAGAGAGAATAACTTCAGGATTGGTTTTATTTCCTAATTTGTTTCCACAGGTGGAGAGGTTGTTCCCGGAGCCCAGGATGGAGCAGCTAGTCTTGGAATGGGCCAGGCAGATGAAAATGAGGAGGTGATGCGTGCCCTACTCATCCATGAGAAGAGGGGAGCGGCAGCAGCAGGTGGAGGCGGAGCCAGCGCTGCGGCCAAGGGGCTAACATCCGCCAAGGCTAATGCCAGCGACTCAGACAGCGACACCAGCGAATCAGATGACGAGACTCCCGCAGTTCCTCCTGCTGCCACAGCTGCTAAGTATCGGGGtgcggaggaagaggaggatgatgatgaagacttTGAGGAGGTGGGAGATGAACCGATGGTGATGGTGGGAGGCCGGTCGTTCTCATACAGAGAAGTGAGCCAGAGGCCAGAGCTGGTGGAGCAGATGTCTGCACAGGAGAAGGAGGCCTACATCGAAATGGGACGAAACCTCTTCCAGGATATGTACTtgtactgaacacacacacacatgtatttacacacacatacacacagcgaAACAATTTGATGGATTGGTATTTAGTTCCTGAATATATACTTCTGCTGTCTCATGCTGTCAATGACGATATCGGAGGCAGTGTTTTTAACGACCTTTCAAGAGGAAGATGCTGCTCAAGAAGTATTTCCAGTCAGCTTTGTGCTCTTTTATTATACCAACCAATCACACTCTTTCACAGTGTTGTGTAAGTAATCAAACTTTTAGTATTCTGTCCCAAGTATTTTCTAAAGGCAACAAGCAAGAAGGGAGTTAGCAAGCTGAAATTTGTGCACAGAGTgccaatttgtgttttttttctctcggtgtgtttttattttcatttgtgctGTTTACACCGGTCTCATTTCAGCCGCGTTAACAGCCATCTGTCTCACATACGTCTGACGAAACAGATCAGCTTCTGTTTGAATTAATACAGCTGTCTGCTTACAAGTGTATATTTCTATGCTTCAAGTCTGTTTCATTCCAACTATATTGATGTATATTGGACTGTGAGTGCTGCTGAGTGCACAGCAGTACTGTGGCTGAACAGCTTCTTTCACTACACTGCCAGTGTAGCCAAGGTGTTACTCTGAAGCTTCtcagttttttggttttttttttctgaaataggATCACAGACTGGATTTAAAATCTCAGGCAAAAGTTATAAAGATATGGGTCAATTGTTGTGGTcaaacaacagtcaaacatTTGTTATTCTGAGCAATATGTAATAAAAGATACTGCAGTACAACAATGTGCATGGAAGTGTAATAATTTGTGTACCGAGAGTGAACAGTGAAGAGTGTTGTGAACCAACTTGTAGACGTGTTAGCAATGTACAACATGAAACAAGTAAAGGGGCAATGAGACATTTTGACATAAGCCATAATTACTACAGTTCTGAACCATTATTTAAAGATCTGAGAGAATTAAACCATGATGACAGTGTTCCTGATtctgcaaacattttttatgattaaaaaaacaaaaaaacaattcacaTATATTCATTAGTACCTTTAATAGAAAATGTGTTATGTGTGCTTTTTCTCTACACAGTAAAATGCCTCCTACCAGCTGCTTCTTCTAATGTGTCAGGTGGCCATTGGCTCTGccaatctttttaaaaacaggtttaaaaaaaaaaagtgaatattggatttacattcagcagatgGTCAGAAACATGTTTCcaaattaatgctaatgttgcacAACGTCTGCTGGATGTTTCAGATGGCAACTGTTTTCCAACAAATGAGCCATAACTGCATTCCACTGTAGAGGTTAATTAACAAGCTTCAAGGAGACTGGTGCTGGAAGAACACCTGCTGGCTCTCCTCTACTTTATTAGTTAAAGGAAGCTCTGTTCTTCACTATGCTAATAGTTTGCACCTTTTGGTTAGGCTTCAACTTATGTTAATTTTGTTCTTGACGTTACCCACTCACCTATGCACCACACAAACTATTGATGttactgataaaatgttaaaacaatacTGTATTTGCACTTTGGCAAGTAGGAAATGGCTCCAATATAACATCAACACAAAAGCTAATTAGTCAAGCCAAGCAGCTCTAGTTTGTTGCACATAGTTGGTCGGCTGGATGatatacatatactgtaaatcattTATACGTGACCACAGAACATCCTGCTCATTTTGCTACAGTAAAAAATCTACTGGGCATATTAGGTTCAggtgaaaatgtcaaactctgcagTGAAGCATGGTGAGGTCTGACACCTCTGGGGCAGCCCTACAAGCCCATACATTCCTTTTAAGTTAGAGGATGGACACCTGTAGGGCAGAGCCTGAAAGGTCAGGATGAAAACAGGACCTGGCCTCATTAAAACAACTCCCACCCTTCAGAACAGCTCAATTAAAAACCTAATCCCACGCTGTGCCATTGATCTGCCAAGGCAAGCCCGAGTGTGGAGAGATGGGTGGGGAGGTTCCCGGGAGGGTGAAGAGGACTCAGCGGGAAATccataaagctgtttttttttaaaaacctgggACCTTGAAGACCCACTGTCATACGGCAAGGTGATAATAGATTGTCGAGCTCTAATCATTTCAAACATGGAAGATGGAGTTTTTGCAGGTTATTGACAGCTATTTTCACAGGATATCTCCATTatgtctcttttgtttttacctGAATTTTGTCGGTTGATTGTGACACAAATAATCACACGTGGATTTGAGCTCATTTCTttttgaaagaaagagaataaatgaGCAGAGAGGGAATTAAGGTTGACAACCAGCGAGCAAGCAGAATTTCACCAGGATGGGATTTGAGGAGGTGGCTGCGGTGTGTAtggcctcttttttttatgagtgcatgtgtgggtgGGGACTCACAAAGGCAGGTTGTAATGACTGATGCCTCACAAGCTTTGCCTGAGAAGATTACatatggattgattgattggagATGTCTCTGTCACTCTTTATCCAATAAAGCCAGAAGATTAACAACTTAATAATCGCCCCCGTTTGTCTGTTTTATACTCATCCTGCAATTCTTGCTCATCACCATCTTTCAAATAAATCTGAGAGCTCTTGAGATGTAAACACTATTgaatctatccatccatccatctgtacGTGTGTTGTGAGGTATgtagggaaaaagaaaaatctaaagaCAGATTCAATTTCTATTTAACAATCAATTTATATACAACAGTTAGATGGAAAGTACTACAGCCAACAGTGCAAAATTCAACATAACTGAACACCTGGCAATATTAAGGCTTGTACATCTTTAACTGAGGAGCTGAGAACTCCCACATGTTACACCCTCCTAGTAAGAGCTCCTTTCTTAAAAGAAGCGTTTggtatgtctatgtgtgtcagGGGAGACACATGGCTGGCTGCAACCTGCCCTGGAGACAATGCTACTCTCCCTCACACATGGGTGGTTAGCTTTTTACACATTGTCCTGTGTGCTTTGTCATTAAAGCGGTAGTTTTCTATTTTAGGAGTTACACCCATTTACAACAacctgtcatttttacactaacatttttgcacagattttaatgtattaattggTGAGCCTCAGAGAagctggtaggtggattttaTTCCTTTCGGGCAGAGTCAGCTGACTGATTCCTCCTATTTCCAGTATTTTGGttgtaacattatattttaGACAGATACAACAGCGATATCAGTTCTCATCTAATTCAAAGTAAATAAGCTTATTTCCcaaactgaagaaaaactgctttaatgtcTTCTAACCCCAATTTCAGCCCTCTGAGTCTTCTGTTACTGGGACTGACACGCCAGTTTTGTagttaaattgatttatttgatgatgctttgtttgaccaaaaaaaaagtgtgtccTGCtataaatcaagaaaaaacatCATATCCACAGCTGCCTTTGTCGTGAAATTAACATTGTGACATGGAAATTACTGATGTAGCTTTCTTAAAGCCTTTTCCTTATTTAAATTCCTCTCATGGAGTCAGTGAAGAACAAATAGGAAGAATAAGAAAAACGACTTGAGTATAGCACAAAAGACAGACAGGATATTGTCGTGTACATGAAAAAAGAGACTGGAGTTGAGTGGttgttctgctgctgttgaCCAAACCAACCTCTTATCGCAGCAACCACGACAAACATCTGTCCTTATTTAGAGGCTGTTAACCTTTTGTGGATGCATTTTCCATCAGTTTCAAAAAGAACCACCAttattcatgttatttattcatgagAGTCCCCACACTCGTCCTCACCATCCAAGGACAGTAATGCATCTGTTGCAGCTGTGCCTGTTTTGGCCTGACATAGAGTGTGGACCTCTTTGCTTAAAGCATTAACATTCATAATGTCTCTCTGATGTGACTTAAGATCAACTGCTTTTCACCCTGTGTTACAAGAACAATTTAATGTTCAAGGTTAAAtatatgctttattttttaagtgatAGCACACTAATAGGATAATTCCACTTATTTACCAATTAACTGGCTTTAATCAATCTaaa from Scomber scombrus chromosome 13, fScoSco1.1, whole genome shotgun sequence encodes the following:
- the gtf2e1 gene encoding general transcription factor IIE subunit 1; its protein translation is MIEPQLLTEVPATLKRLAKQVVRGFYGVDHALALDVLIRNPCVREEDMLELLKFDRKQLRSILNTLKADKFVKCRMRVETAPDGKTTRHNYYFINYRLLVNVVKYKLDHMRRRIETDERDSTNRASFRCPCCFSTFTDLEANQLFDPMTGTFRCTFCQTEVEEDESVCPDARTPVARFNEQIEPIYALLRETDDVNLSPELLEPEPCEIPALKQSRERSAAAGNAAGPHREAWSNKGSSYADLYTQNVVISMEEQEEQQKQANEGKAPKERPVWLTQSTVQGAYSEPDALKNRGEVVPGAQDGAASLGMGQADENEEVMRALLIHEKRGAAAAGGGGASAAAKGLTSAKANASDSDSDTSESDDETPAVPPAATAAKYRGAEEEEDDDEDFEEVGDEPMVMVGGRSFSYREVSQRPELVEQMSAQEKEAYIEMGRNLFQDMYLY